One genomic window of Fusarium keratoplasticum isolate Fu6.1 chromosome 3, whole genome shotgun sequence includes the following:
- a CDS encoding ENDO3c domain-containing protein, with protein sequence MTTRTLRKRAAASTTDKLVPKRQKTKVAGPSDDEAEELPHNLGPVRPFRRNHQEDATSTKVADGIVEHVKLENGSPESKPLVEPTVKPEPADGEVVTRRSLRPRRSAAKSSYFESDDDLDAKKPTKRPSKQSAVKREVKDEYEDAEAAPEIPALKPVKKTKDNPYGLTPGITPFPKWTAPSAGECEEVYRRLASIHGEAKAPDKIPAPSLEVSGCGEVPSVLDALIRTRLSANTSNRNSSAAFRGLVSTFGTVDEGIGKGSVDWNKVRTAPLTTIVEAIKTGGLAQVKGKDIKAILELVHEENVKRRDAFIQEKKSGKISGVVKADGKTQGQKDLEILKTEQDILSLDHIHGMHPDEAMQTLTKFPGIGVKTASCVILFCLQQPSFAVDTHVHRLTGWLKWMPPKATRDQTFSHLEVRIPNHLKYGLHKLFVQHGRNCIRCRANTSEGSEEWNNEECPLEGLVERTGKRQHAAAKKKQIKDEDSD encoded by the coding sequence GAGGAGTTGCCACACAATCTGGGCCCTGTCCGTCCATTCCGAAGGAACCACCAAGAGGATGCCACGTCAACAAAGGTCGCGGATGGGATAGTCGAACACGTCAAACTTGAGAACGGTTCCCCGGAGTCCAAACCACTCGTGGAGCCAACGGTCAAGCCGGAACCCGCAGATGGAGAAGTGGTGACTCGAAGATCATTGCGACCGAGGCGATCTGCTGCCAAGTCCTCGTATTTTGAGTCTGACGATGACCTCGACGCAAAGAAGCCCACCAAGAggccaagcaagcaatcaGCTGTGAAGAGGGAGGTAAAAGATGAATatgaggatgccgaggctgcACCAGAGATTCCAGCTCTAAAGCCTGTCAAAAAGACCAAGGATAATCCCTATGGACTCACACCTGGCATCACCCCCTTTCCCAAATGGACAGCTCCTTCAGCAGGAGAGTGCGAAGAAGTCTATCGCAGACTTGCTTCTATTCATGGCGAAGCTAAGGCACCCGACAAGATACCGGCGCCGTCATTGGAGGTATCAGGGTGTGGAGAGGTTCCTTCAGTTCTCGATGCTCTGATCCGGACCCGCCTCAGCGCAAACACTTCCAATCGAAACTCGAGTGCCGCCTTCAGAGGGCTAGTGAGCACTTTTGGCACTGTCGATGAAGGGATTGGTAAAGGGAGCGTTGACTGGAATAAGGTCAGAACAGCTCCCTTGACAACCATTGTCGAAGCGATCAAAACAGGTGGTTTGGCGCAGGTCAAGGGAAAAGACATCAAAGCAATATTGGAGTTGGTTCATGAGGAGAATGTGAAGCGACGAGACGCTTTCATTCAGGAGAAGAAGTCAGGCAAGATATCCGGGGTTGTCAAGGCTGATGGCAAGACCCAGGGTCAAAAGGACCTAGAGATCTTGAAGACGGAACAGGATATCCTCTCACTGGATCACATTCACGGAATGCACCCCGATGAAGCGATGCAGACATTGACCAAGTTTCCCGGTATCGGCGTCAAGACAGCATCCTGTGTCATCCTGTTCTGTCTCCAGCAGCCCAGCTTTGCCGTCGACACACACGTTCACCGGCTTACCGGGTGGCTGAAATGGATGCCGCCCAAAGCCACGCGGGACCAGACGTTTAGCCATCTGGAAGTGCGAATACCGAATCATCTTAAGTACGGGCTGCATAAGCTCTTTGTCCAGCATGGGCGAAACTGCATACGATGCAGAGCTAACACAAGTGAGGGGAGTGAGGAGTGGAACAATGAAGAGTGTCCCCTCGAAGGACTCGTCGAGAGAACGGGGAAGAGACAGCACGCAGCGGCAAAGAAGAAACAGATAAAGGACGAGGATAGCGACTAA